TTTGAAGTTTGTTTCTTTTCGCAACACCAACCTTCTTCTCTGAAACTCCTTTACTTGTTTCGTTGCCCTACATCATTCCCCATTCTCTCCCGTTTGTTATTCATCTTTATCACCTTGAATCATATCAAACTTACCCTCAGATGCTGGTGAAGGCACCTTGCTCCCTTGGCAGTTGTTTTTCCCTCCCATGAGAAGAGTGTTTCTCTCGTTGCCAAGGATGAAGCTTTCCCGTcggtggaggaaataatcccTCGTAACTCCGACGTTAGGTCTGATCTCACCTAATTATCGGACGCTGCCCCTGAGATTTTCCTATCGATGATGACGTCCAAAGAATTGGCAGAATTCAAGGCCATGTCCGATTTTCCATATCACGTCGAATTGATCCCGGTCGAAGGGACGTGGTGCAGGTTCACCGCCCAGGGTATTGCGCTCTATACGCCTACCCCTTCCTCATCAGTTATTTGTTCCCTCTTCTTTCATTGGTAGAGGAATTTTGTCTTCTCTAGGGCATCTGCCCTGCTCAGCTTGCGCCGTACGTCTACAAGATTATTAGAATGCTGACCAAATTTGCCGTGCTATCCGGGGTCGAACTGACGCTGCAACATTTGGTGCATCTATTCGCCCCTAGCTTCTATAGGGGAACAATGCTTAACCTTCGCCACCGTGGAGGCAAATACTTGATGTTAAAGATAGACGACAAGGCCAGTCATCAGTTCTGGCTCAACTTCTTCTACGTCAGAACTGATGACGTTGTGGCTAACGTCAATGGCTTTCCTGAGGCTTGGAACTACACACGTTAGTTCCCGgtttctatttttattcttttacTTGCTCGAAACTAGTTGAAGGATTCTCCTTTTCTTGCAGCCAACAACCAGCCTCCCCTTTTAGTCACGCGCATTTGCAATTGGGTTGAGAAAATCCTCCCACATGTCGTAGGAATCCGCACTGGCCGAGCTTCTTCACGAAATTCAAACTGGCTCTTCCTTCGACAGGTAACTTCTTCCCTCTGTCCGTGGTCGTTTTACTTTCCGTTGTATGTCGATTCATTCTATTAACTTGACGTTTTGTCTCTTTCTCAGGCAGGGGGTCTTCTTAGAGGAGCCGGGCACCAGTGCCCTCTTTTCGAAGGAAGGCTGCTGCACCTTCAACTTCTGACCCTGTTGCGATTACTGCACCTTTTATACCGGCCCTACCTTGGCTTCCGCAGTCCGAGAGCCTGTCTCCATTCTGTCTGCTACTTTTTCTCCTCAACTCTTTTCACTGCTTAATGAGGACGACGACGTCTCCCCTGATAATGGTGGTCTAATGCCCCGTAAGAGGAGAGCCATAAACACGGGAGGAGAAAGGTCAATATCCATCAACTTAGAGTAGGGCAATTTCGTTCTTCGAGAGACGACCATAGTGCATATCGGAGAGAGCACTGGGATGGACTCCAACTCCCCACACCTAGAGAAGATAAATGTGGATGCATCAGTGCGTCTCGCAGGGGAGACTGTCGAAGGGGGGATGCCTGACAACGGCCTCACACTTTTGAGGCAAGAGGAGGCTTTGTACTCTAGGGCTATAGTGGATGTCCCCTCGTTTGCTGGTGACAGAGGAAAGACCATTGCTGAGGAGGATGTCGGGTCTGACTCTGATATGGATCTGGACTAGTTGAGGATGATTGATGATGAACTTACTCAACTTAAGGTAAGGTTGGAAGGGGGCTCCAGAACTATTATGATCCCAATGGATCGTAATTTGCTTGTAAATACCGAGGAGGTAATCCCTGTCCTCGGTCCTCTTTGTTCTAAGATTGAGGGTACGATCCTTGAGACGATAAACGATGGTACCCTATCGAATAACTTTGTTGGTCTCGCTCTCAAGGTAAGTACGACTATTGTCTATTCCTTTTTTATGGCTTAGTTTCTTTGCAAGTTCTAAcacattttcttcattttgtagACGAttattacagagattgagagcGCTCGGCAGGAGAGGAGGTGTAAAGAAATTTACGTGAAGCTAAAATATAAGTATACAACGTGCCTTAGAAAATACCGGGAGCTCCGGGGTCAGTTTCGCGAAGGCGACGATGTGTGGGTCCTGAGGGGGACTTGAAGAAGAGGGATGGGGAGCTGATGCAAGTCGTAGAGAAGTGTAGAATCCTTGATAAGATGTTGAGGAGTAAATAAGAGGATCTCGAGCTTAGTAGGGGCGTAGAGGCTAAAGGCAATTATCTCCAAGCCCAAGTTTTTCAACTTCGAGGCAGGCTTGAATAGTGCCAGTTCAAGGCAGAGGCTCTTAGCGGCGAGGTTGCCGAGAAGTAGGAGGATCTTGATAAGATGGAGTCTGCTCGGTCGGAGGCTCAGATGAGAGTGGAGTTCCTTGAGTTGGTGAACCGAACCCTTTGTTCTTAGCGATAAAATGACATGTCGACGGTGAGGGCCAAAGAGGAACGACTTGATGAGAGCATTggggagttagaaaaagaaaccTCTGATCTTTGTGATCGAGTTGCTGCTTTGGAGGTCGAGAAGGCCCAACTTATTGCACGGCGTTCTTCGTCAACTGCTTCTGGCTTTCCCAACGTCTCATTTAAGCGTATGAAGAATGGATTCATGCCGAGCCCCGACTGGATGTGCTTTGTGAGTTACATGCAGCGGGCTCCATTTCTTGGACGGTTTTTGAGGATGCTCAGGTCAAGGCTTACGAGGCTCAGAATGCCTATGGCTACGACCTTGCTACGCGTCATCCTAGCGAAGAAGATGAGAACAGGGAGGACGTTGTGGATCATCTTGAGAAGGATGCTTGGTATGGTGATATTTACTCTCAGGGCAATGATATAGATGACACTGAAGGTTGGATGGTGATGGTATCGTCGGTCAGGGAGGCGGCATTGCTGAGGGTCAGGATGGTAAGGAcactgtaggtcgtgatggcaatGGCCAATAGTTCCTTAAGCATTTTTTTGTGTATTTGTGCCTGCGTCTTCAAGAgcctttgtaaaaaaaaatttGTCTATGAATATCAAAGTTGATTTTTGCCTTCGTTTGTGCCATTTTTATTTGCCGTGATTTTTTTCTGTACTTGTATGTTTTTTTCCTTTATATTTTTGTTGTCATCCTCTAGTTGATCGTAGTCCTTGGGCTGAATAGACATTGACCGAATAATCCCTTTGTCTATATAGATCGAGTATGTCTCCTTAGTTGAGGATCAATATGTTAAGTTTGAACTTGGTCGGACTTAACCTTTTGTTTGGCTGAATTTAACCTTCTATCGAGGCCGACAGGTATTGTTCGAACTTGATCAAACTTAACCTTTAATTAAATCGTGGTCGAGGGTCGGCAGGTGTTGTTCGATattggtcgaacttaaccttttataAAATCGCGGCCGAGGTCCGGTAGGTGTTGTTCGCacttggtcgaacttaaccttttataAAATCGCGGCCTAGGACCGGTAGGTGTTGTTCGAACTTAAACTTTAATTAAATCGTGACCGAGGGCCAGTAGTTGTTGTTCGAACTTGatcgaacttaaccttttataAAATCGtgaccgagggccggtaggtgttgttcgaactaggtcaaacttaaccttttgcTAAGGCGGTTTTGATAATCATAAATTTCTATTACTTTGACGTTGTTGTTCTGATTACATAATTGGAGAAAGTTACAACTTTGGGCATTGGCTGACATTCTAGTCCCAGTCCCGGTATATCTAGTCCTTCAGTGTTCGACTTGGAGAGTATTGAGAAGTCGGGCAATGAAAGAGAAACCAGTCCGTCCTTTGCACACTTCGACTCAAAGTGTCCATtttgtcgcctcgttaaaaacctccttgagaaaaccctaatgggacaaaactcaagtgagggaaaaagagtacgactgaGGGGGCGCTTCTTCctttttagaagttgaagtatttgaggcggctgatgttccaattgtttggcagTTATTTTCCTTCCATTGTCTAGTTGGAATGAACCCTTGTTTGCTTTGGCTATAATCTTGTATGGACTGTCCCAGTTTGTCCCCAGTTTGCCTTCTCATGGATATCTGTGTGCTTGGGTTTTGGTTTTGAGTACGTAGTCTGCGACTTTGGGCGGCCGGACCATTGCCTTCTTATTATAGTAACGTTCCGCTTGCTGCTTTTGGGCAAGCATTCTTATGtacgccatatctcttcgttTGTCAATATCATAGAGCTCTTGGCTTCTACTATCATCATTGCTAGTGACACTTTCATGGGAGTACCTTAGGCTGgattctccgacttcgaccggtatgaCTGCTTCAGTTCCGTAGACTACATAATTGGGCGTCTCTCCTGTGCTTGTCTTCGGGGTGGTTCTATATGCCCACAATACTTCTGGGAGTATTTCTGGCCGTAGTCCTTTGGCGTCTTCAAatattttcttcatgatgtttaataTGGACTTGTTGGAAGATTCTGCCTGCCCGTTACCCATTGGGCGATAAGGGGTTGATAGTATCCTCTTAATATGCCATTTCTCAAAGAATTTGGCAGTTTTCTTTCCCATGAACTGGGGTCCGTTGTCGTAGCTGATCTCTTTGGGTAAGCCCAATCGATAGATGCTGTTTTTTCCATATGGCGGCAATTACCTCTTCTTTGCGTATTTGGGTGAACGCTCCTGCTTccacctatttagaaaaataatcagttaaaactaaaataaaTCATACATTACCTCACCCTTCTGGGAGGGACCCACGATGTCCATTCGCCACTTGATGAACGGCCATAGAGATGTGACTGAGTggaggtgttcgcctgcttggtgaatTATTGGGGAGTATTTATGACACTGTTCGCAGTTCTTCAAAAATTCTGAGTCATCTTTTTTCATGGTGGTCCAATAGTATCCCGCCCGTATGAGACACCTAACGAGCGCTCGATCGCCGAAATGAGCACCACAatggccttcatggacttctttAAGGATGTGCTGGGTTTGGTTTGGGCCTAAACACTTCGCCAATGGGCCACCGTATGTCCTCTTGTATAATTCGTTATGGAGGAGGTTGTATCCAGCTGCCTGCATTCTTAGTTTTTTGGCTTCCTTGTTGCCGTTTGGGAGTGTCTCGTCGTGCAAGTAGGTGATAATGCAATTgcgccaatcccaagttaaacttacagatcttacctcgatttggtccaACGACGAGTTGAGGAGGTAGACTACACATTTATCCCCGGTCGAGATGTTTTTGGTGGCTGTGGACAGTTTCGCGAGACCGTCCGCTTCGACATTCTGGGCATGTAGGATCTGGTCGAGCTGGTATTCGTTGAACTTGGGCAGCATCTTACAGATCTCGGTCTGATATTTTTTcaacctttgttctttgatttggaaagtccctatgacttggttgactacgagctgTGAATCACAACTAAGTTTCAACAGCTTCGCCCCATACTTGAGCACTAGTCTCAATCTTGCAATTACGGcatcatactcggcctcattgttagtcatatctgggTATCTTAGGGACTGACGAATTACTTCGCCGGTAGGGACCTtgagtacgagtcccagtccgGATCTGGAAGAATTGTATGCATCGTCGGTGTATAGGACCAAGAGGTCTTGTGTTTGAACAGAAGCTTGGATGGCTTCCTTCTAGACCTCAAGCATTATCTTTGCACCGAAGTCTGCAATGAAGTCAGTGAGCACTTGCGGCATTATCGTTGTTCGCGGCTGATATTTGATATTGTGCTTGCTTAGCTCGATGTCCCACTTGGCCAGCCTCCCCGACAATTCAAGTATATTTAAAATGCTTCTTAGAGGGAAGGTGATAACGACCGAGATAGGGTGGCACTagaaatatggtctaagctttcgtgaatcTATGACCAGTGCTAGGGCTAGTTTTTCGAGGCATGGGTACCTCATCTCGGCGTCAAtaagtgttttgctaatgtaataaatgGGATATTGCTTACCTTTACTTTCTCGGATCACTACACTTACTGCCATTTCGGAGACAGCGAGGTAGACGAGAAGGTGTTCCCCGGGTTTGGTCTTCGAGAGCAGAGGTGGTGACGAAAGATACGCCTTTAGCTCTCACATAGATTGTATGCAATCGGGTATCCACTCAAGGCTGTTATCCCTTTTTAGCACGCTAAAACATCTGTGACATCTATCGGATGACCGCGAGATAAATCTTGATAGGGCAGCGATTCGACCAGTCAACCTTTGGACTTTCTTCTTAGTAGTCAGTTGCTCCAGTATCCCTTCGAAAGCTTTAATTTGGTCCAGGTTGACTTCGATCCCTCGTTGTGACACTAAGAAACCCAAAAACTTCCCTGAGGCTACGCCAAACTCACATTTCTCTAGGTTTTGTTTCATTCCGTAATGTCTCAGTATGTCAAAAGCTTCCTTCAAATGGTTGATATGGACCTCCGCCTTTACGGATTTGACCAGCATTTCATCGATATATACCTCCATGGTCTTGCCAAGATGATCTTTGAATATTTTTGTGACCAATGTTTGATAGGTAGCTCATACATTCTTCAACCCGAATGACATGAtcctataacaatatgttcctcgGTGAGTGATAAACGTAGTTTTCTCCTGGTCCTCGTCTTCCATAAGTATTTGGTTATAGCCCGAGTATGCATCCAGAAAATGCAGCGGCTCGTGCTCGATTTTCGTAtcaatgagttggtcgatatgtggCAATGGGAACGAATCCTTCGAGCATGCTTTGTTTATGTCTGTGAAGTCTACACacatcctccatttcccatttttcattttgacCATCAGTACGTTGGCGATCCACTTGGGGTATTTTGACTCCCTAGTGGAGCCATTTTCTAATAGCTTCTCTACCTTCTCGTGGACGGCATCATTGATGGCATAGTTGAATTTTTGTCTGACCTTCCTAACAGGGGGATAGAATAGATCGACGTTCAATTTGTGTGTGGCGATCTTATTAGGGATGCCTgacatatctgcatggctgaatGGAGGCAAATCTGCGTTAGTTATTAAAAATTGGCTAAATTTACCTAGTTTTTagagtttgcagccgatgtaggCCTTTTTGCTGGAGTACCTGGGGTCTAATTGAACGGGGTCGGGGTCCTCTATAGTTGAGTCCATGGCTTTGACTGGTTCGGGGTCCATGATGACATCCCTGTCCTCTTCTTGCGTTGACCTTGACCCTATTGTTATGCCTCCTTTTCCTTGTCTTTCTTCTGTTGGGTTGTCGTGCTATCTAAGGCGATGTTGTAGCATTCCCGGGACGTGCGCTGTTCTCCCCTTATGCTGAATATCCCCCAAGGTGTTGGGAACTTGATCACTTGGCATAGGTTGGAGGTGGCGGCTCTCATGGGATGCATCCATAGCCATCCTAATATGGCATTGTAATTTCACCCGATGTCTGTTCAACTTCATTATTAAAACCGGTTAGTATGATACTGTGTGGCCctatcttgtcctcgagtctCATCTGGGTGAGGATTCAAGGATGGATAATGCATGCTCCACTCATATCGTCTACCATGATACGTTTGACATCGATATCTAAAATTCCTAAAGTAATGACGATAGCATCGTTGTGAGGGAAAGTCAAACTGTCGGCATCTAActcgtcgaagatgatactttctttgaCTCCGTCATACCGTTCGTGAGTGATAGATCTTTTGATCTTGTGAGTGGCAGTGAATTTAACGACGTTGATGGAGGCATCATTGCTACcgtcgatgatcatgttgatggtgCGAGCCGGTGACGGCGGCTTCGGTGGGCCTTGGCATTCACGAACTCTGGTGAAGTTGTTCCTCACCTTGTCGCTAAATAtttctttgaggtgtccttgcTTCTACATGTTCATAACCTCTTGCCTGAGGGTGATGCAATCTTCTGTCTTGTGTCAGCGTTCCTGGTGGAATTCGCAGAGGACGTCAAATTTTTTGGTGCTCAGGTCGGACCTCATCTTTGGCGGCCACTTCATCTTCGTTCCAAGTTTCTCCAGGGCATAAACTatttctgtaggtgacacacaaaactTATGAGCAAATAACAAGGGGTTCATACCTCTCTTGTTCCGGTGAGTCCTCTTTCTCGGCCTTGATGGGCCGTCATCATAGTGGTAGGAAGATGGGGTAGGGGCCCTGACGTATGGTTGATGTTGTTCCTTGTTTGGTCGTGAGATTGGGTTATCTCTCTTTGTGTTATCTTTCATTATTTCCTGGGCTCGACTTGCACCTAGATGAGTCATTGAGTAAGTCCATTGAGGTCGTCATTATTTGCTCGACTTCGGCACAGAAGCATTGTGGATGTCATCCCAAGTGGTTAGAGGGTATTTCATTAACCGGCTCAGCAATTTTCTGGTCACTCATGAACCCTCTTTACTCAACCCATTCTGAAAGGTTGCGACTGCCATCCCTTCAGACATATTTGGTATAGTCATCCTTACTATGTTGAATCGGGTGAGGAAGTCCCTCTCCTAAGGACTATTTAATGGCAAAGATGTCGTTTACTCTTATCTCGATTTTCTTGGCCCCGACATGTGTCGTCATGAACTTATCAGCCATTTCTTTGAATATAGAGCGGGCTGGTAGCTGTGAATACCATATTAATTCCCCTCCCATGAGGGTTtcgccaaatttcttcagcaaaatagaGGACACTTGTTCCTTGGTGAGACTGTTGCCCTTCACGGCGATGACATAACGAGTCACGTGATCTTCGGAGTCGGCCATTCAGTCATATATCCTGAGATACGATGacattttaaaggtctttggtatggcatatgGGGCTGCTTCCTCGCTATACGACTGCTCTATGAATCTGCTGACATCCTTCTTTGGCAGTAGCTTAGGGGCGCTCAATATCTTGTCGACTCGTTCTTTGTGTTATTTCATCTGATCTCTGagcattttgttttctttttctgtttATTCATCCTCTTCAGAACAACGATGAGGACGCAGTCACCTGCATTGTTAGTAACATTGTGAGTTATACCTGGTGTTGGGGAGTCCGTGGTTGCCCTGTTCGTCTGCTCGTTATCCCGTGTGAGCTCTTACGATCTCTATGGTCGTGCATGGGGAAGGTTTGTTAAGCACGCTCACTAATGTATCGGACAACCACGCTTCAAAGAGCTTTTTTGTGGCTGGTGGCGTCTTTTCTCCTGCATACGTGGAGGCCCCTTTTTCATTTGGTTTTGTTGTTCTACAATGGGGAGGGGGGGAGGTGACCTCTCGTGCGTGGGGGAGGTAGTGTGTGTCCCGTCATCGCCTATAATTTCATAGCTCTCGTTAATAGCGTTCATGAGGTTTCCTTTAGTCCTGTctccttggttacctgccatgtaggTTTTTGTACATATAGAGAAAGAGAAAAACCTTGCGGTTTGCTAGGTTAGCAACTCACGTGAGTTGTAGATCTAAAGGAAACTAAAAGATTAGCTAAGAAgtccccacagacggcgccaaattatttgacccaatgtaacgacccgaccggtcattttgctttctagatccccgttctcccaaataagactccccgtatgtgcttttgctattttgtgacttgcggggatcgttagttcgggtttggaagggattgggttgaaatcagaacacttagttccttaatattggctttaaagggttaagtttgacttgggtcaaaaTTTCTAGTAAGCAACCTTGAAACCGGGATTTGATGGTCTCAATAGgttagtatgatgattttggacttgggcgtgtattcggatcgagttttggattacccgggagcatttcagctcCTAAAAGTTGAAAGTTAgcttattgaaggttttaaagttctttaaatttggtttggagtaggttttggtgttatcgaggtccgtttggaatttcgagcccgggaatagttccgtacggttatttaagacttgcacgcaaaatttggtattattccgagtagtttaagtatgatttggcacgttcggagcaagttgcaagaacttgaagttcataagttgattcagtTTGGTTTGGATtgtgattcttaattttgatgttgttttacgtgttccAAGGGTTcgtatcacgccatccttgattgtcataaTAATATTGTCACCTTGGCAATGTCAGAGTTGCCTAAATTG
This region of Nicotiana tomentosiformis chromosome 4, ASM39032v3, whole genome shotgun sequence genomic DNA includes:
- the LOC138910362 gene encoding uncharacterized protein — encoded protein: MGNGQAESSNKSILNIMKKIFEDAKGLRPEILPEVLWAYRTTPKTSTGETPNYVVYGTEAVIPVEVGESSLRYSHESVTSNDDSRSQELYDIDKRRDMAYIRMLAQKQQAERYYNKKAMVRPPKVADYVLKTKTQAHRYP